The bacterium genomic interval GCAACCAACAGCATGGAAAGAGTGAAAGCTAGAAATGCACCCCAGGTGAGCGACGAGTTTTTCATTCCCCAGAACCCCCAAATAGTGACGTTTTACCGATTATCCCCGGCAATTTTCCAAGAAATCCGAACAGTCGTCTAGCCAATTATGAACCTTTCGAGCCTCTTAAAGCGAAGGGTAGCGGAGCGCTCGATAGACGAAGAAATGGGGCTCGTTCAGCGAAAGATCGAAAACCTTCTCGGGAGCGCCGCTCCGATTCACCTCGATCAGCCTGGCCCGGTAGCCCTCGGGAGTCTTGATTCCGCCAAAAGCAATGAGAACGTTCCCGGTCTGGGGAAGGTAGTCGGCGTCACCCACGAAATCGGCATAGATCCCCTCTTCTTCGCCGTATTCCCAGATTTTTTCGATGGTCATCGCCGATTCGTCAATCCGGTATTCGACGGCCCGGCTGTAGTTCTCTTCGTCCGGGAGCTTGGCGTCGAAGGGCGATGCCCGGAAATTGCCGTTGTCGAAGAGCAGGATATTCCGATTCGGCAAAATCATCGGGGCGTGCTGATGGTAGGGCCAAAAAAATCCCGGCTGCTGGTTCAGCGGGGCCAGCAAATAAGACCCAAAGGCCGCCGAGTCCCAGTTTTCGTGGGGCCCCAAGATCCAGATCAGCTCGCCGGTCGAGCGCCGGAACTTCACCACCGCATCTTGGTGGCGCATCGAGACCAGGAAAGAGTCGTCTTCGGCGTCATAGACCACCGCATTGCCATGGGACCAATCGCGGGTTCCGCCGGCGAGCTCGGGGAACTGGGCGTTATAAATGCCGCCCAAGGACGAGTAATTGATCCGGTAGGGATCGATCATGTCGAGCAGCCGATGCTGCCGGACGATTTCTCCTCCCGGCGTGAATTCCACGACGACGTCGCCGACGACGTTGGCGGTTTCGGTGGGCGCGGCCGGATCGCTGGCGCTGGAGGGATAATCGGAAAAGGCCCGGGCCTCCAAGCCCAAGGCGACCAAGTTCCCATCGGACATCTCCAGCACTTCGTGATGAAAGCCGCGATTGGCGATGGGAATCGCTCCGGGGCCGCCGGGGTCGGATTCGGTTCCCCATTCCTGGAGGACGTTTCCCAAAAAATCGATCTTGCGAATGCTTCCACCGCCGAGAATGAGCAGGTTTCCATCCGAGCTTTTTTTCACGTCGGTGGCATCGCCACGATGGAGCCAGACGATTCGTCCCACTTCATCGACGGCCAAAATATAGGTTCCAAACGAAGCTTGGGCTTCGCGGCCGCGAATCCGAAACAAGGTGATCCCCGGCTCCATTCGTTCCGGATCGCTTTGAACGGTGAAGGTGGGAAAACCGACCGGTAAGGGCTCGGTCACGGCCTCGAGGGCTTCGGGCCATTCGCCAAGGTTGCCGGCCTCATCCCGGGCCCGCACCCGGATCTGGTGGCTTTTTCCCGGGCTGAAACCCAGGAGCGTCAAGCGATGCGATACGGCCAGAGACGATGCCGGAATGCTCCAGGTCCTCTGACCATCGCTCACCTCCACTTCGATCGAGGCCGGCTCGTCGGTCAGGGCTTCCAAGGAAGCGGCCAGCGGCGTGTCTTCGTTGGGGGCCAAAGTCAGCCGGGGCGCTTGGAGAAAATGAGGTGTCGTTTGGTCGGCAGGGCTGGGATCGGGGGCCGGTGAATCAATCGGGTCGGCGCCGGAGCAGGCGGTTATCAGGGCGATCAGGGCAAGAAAAAGGCGGGTCGGCTTCATGCTCCCTCCGGGCCGTCATTCGGCTCGTTTGGATTTGCGTTTGGCGGGCCGGGAGAAATCCACTCCCTGCCCGCCCCCGTAATCTTCCCGCGAAAGCAACTCATCGATCTTATGGATCTGAGCCACGACCCGCTGCAGGTCGGGCGAGCTCTCCGGGTGCTTCTCCAGCCAACTCATGGCCCTCTCGCCGAGCTTGACCAAGAGCTTTTTTCTCTCCTTTTTCAAGAAGGATCGGGTCGCCGCCGTCTTGCCCAAACGGCCGAAATGCCCCAGGCTATGGGCGATATTGGACGCGCGTTGAAGGAATTTCCTAATCATCGTGCCGGCTTGACACCCTTTCTCGGGGCATATTAGGCTGAGGAGGTGTTCCGCAGTCTACTCAAATCGAAAATTCACCGGGCGACGGTGACCGACGCCGACCTTCATTATGAGGGCAGCGTCTCGGTCGACGTCAACCTGCTGGAGGCCGCGGACATCCTGCCCCACGAGCATGTTCACATTTGGGACGTGACCAACGGCAACCGCTTCGAGACCTACGCCCTGCCGGCCCCCCGCGGCTCGGGGACCGTCTGCATCAACGGAGCCGCGGCCCACCTGGCCAAGAAGGGCGACGTCGTGATCATCTCCACCTTCACGATGCTGGCCGAGGAAAAGGCCGCCGCCCACGAGCCCAAGGTGGTCCTGGTCGACGCTCACAACCAGATCGCCGCCAAAAGCAACAAAGCAGCGTCATTCTAGTAGGGGCGGGCCTTGCGCCCGCCCTGCGCACGAACAATGGATGGTAGACGGGCGCCCGCAAGGGGCGCCCCTACAAGTCTGGGGATGACAGCGTGCGCTCCACTTTCTTGTAGAAGATCTCCTGGTTATAGTCTTGCGGGCCGACGAATTTGTCGACGATCTTACCCTCGGCATCGATCAAGTAGGTTTCGGGAATTCGGTAAATTTGATAAGCGTCGCTGACGGCCTGGGCCGAATCAAGCAGGAGCGGAAAATCCACCGGCACCCGCTTCAGGAAATCCTCCACCACCGGCCAGCCCTCCTCGTCGAGGCTGACGCCGAGGATGACGAAACCACGATCCTTATAGCGCTGGTACAGCGCCTCCAAGGAAGGCATTTCCTGCTGGCAGGGCCCGCACCAGGTGGCCCAAAAGTTAAGCAGGACGGGGCGGCCGCGAAAAGAGGCGAGCGAGACCGGCTTGCCGTCGCGGCCGGGAAGCGTGAAATCGGGCGCGCCGGCGCCGATCTTGGGTCCGGTTTCGGGGCGGTGGAACAAAGTCAAATAAAGCCCGGTACCGGCCACGGCTAGCAAGATCGCAAATAGGAAAACTCTCCACTTCATCATAGGGGCGCAAAGTAAAACGCCCCGCGAGGCGGGGCGTTTCAATTTCTATCGAAGGACGGCTTATTTTTCCTTCTTTTTTTCGGCCTTCTTTTTCTCGGGCTTTTCGGCCTTTTCCTTCTTGGTTGCCGGCTTCTTCTCGGCCTTGGCCTTCTTCTCGACCTTTTCTTTCTTTTCGGCCTTCTCTTGCTTCGCCGGCTTTTCTTTCTTCTCAGCCTTGGCGTCGGCGGCCGGAGCTTCGGTCTTGGCCTTCTTCACCCGGGGTTGGTAACCCAAATACTCGATGATGGCCATCTCGGCGCCATCGCCCAGCCGATTGCCCAGTTTGAGGATGCGGGTGTAGCCGCCCTGGCGCTCCTTGAAGCGGGGACCCAGCTCGGCAAAGAGCTTCTGGACCGCGGAGGAGCCCCGGACATAGGCCGCCGCCTGGCGGCGGGCATGGAGCGAGCCGTTCTTGGCCAAAGTCACCATCTTCTCGGCGAAGCGGCGGAGCTCCTTGGCCTTGGCCAAGGTGGTGGTGATGCGCTCGGCCTCGATCAGCGAGGTGACCATGTTGCGGAACATCGCGATGCGGTGCGAGCTGTGACGTCCAAAGCGTTTCTTGCGTACTTGATGGCGCATAACCTTCTATTCCTGAATCTTAGGCCTCGTCGGTGGGAGGCGCGATTTCCTCTTGAGTGCTGGGAGCGTTCCAGCCCTCGACCTTCATGCCGAGACCGAGACCCATCTCTTGAAGGATCTCCTTGATCTCGTTGAGCGATTTGCGGCCGAAATTCTTGGTCTTGAGCATCTCGCTCTCGCTCTTCTGGACCAGCTCGCCGATATACTTGATGTTGGCGTTCTGGAGGCAGTTGGCCGAGCGAACCGAAAGCTCGAGCTCGTCGACCCGCTTGCTCAGGTTCTCGTTGAAGCTGGGGCGATCGTCGGAGATTTCGATGACTTCGGGCTCGACCTCTTCCTCGAAGTTGATGAAGATCGACATTTGATCCTTGAGGATCTTGGCGGCGTAAGCCACCGAATCCTCGGGCAGGACGCTGCCGTCGGTCCAGACCTCCAGGGTCAAGCGGTCGTAATCGGTCGAACGGCCGACGCGGGCGTTGGTGACGTTGTAGTTGACCTTGGTGATCGGCGAGAACAGCGCATCGATCGCGATGACGCCGACGCTGTCGGACTCGCTCTTGTTGAACTCGGCCGGAACGTAGCCTTTTCCGATCTTGACCTTCATCTCCATGTTGAGCTTGGCATCGGGCGACAGGGTCGCGATGTGGAGGTCGGGGTTGAGGATCTCGACGTTTTGAGTCGTCAAGATGTCGCCAGCCTTCACTTCCTTTTCGCCCTTGGCCTCGATCCGGATGACTTCCTCATCCACCGTATGGAGCTTGAGCTTCAGCTCCTTGAGGTTGAGGATGATGTCGGCGACGTCTTCCTTGACGCCGGGGACGGTCGAGAACTCGTGGAGCACCCCGTCGATCTTGATCGAGGTGACGGCGGCTCCCTGGATCGAGGAAAGCAGGATCCGGCGCAGGCCGTTCCCGATGGTGAGGCCGAAGCCCCGTTCCAATGGTTTAGCCACGAACTTGCCGTAGGTCGAGGTGTGGGTTTCCTTCTCGACTTCCAAGATCTTGGGTTTAATCAGGCTGCGCCAATTTTTTGCGACGATAGCGTTGGTCATGTCGCTGGATCCTCCGCTTTTGCGATTTCAACTATTTGGAATAAAGTTCGACGATGAGCTGCTCGGTGATCGGCAGCGTCATCTCGGCCCGCACCGGGGTCGCCTTCAAGCTCGCCTTGCAGGCGTTCTTGTCGAGCTCGAGCCAGGACGGAACGCCGCGGCGGTCCACCGCCTCGAGGGCTTTCACGATGCGATCGATCTTTTTGCTCTTCTCCCGCAGGGTCACGGTGTCGCCGGACCGCAGGATATAAGAAGGCGTATTCACCTTAATGCCGTTCACCGAAAAGTGGCCGTGGAGCACCAGTTGCCGGGCCTCGTTGCGGCTGTTGGCGAAGCCGGCCCGGTAAACGACGGTGTCGAGCCGCGACTCCAGGCGGTTGAGCAAGGTTTCGCCGGTGACGCCCTTTTGACGCTCGGCCTCGCCGAAGGTCAGGCGGAATTGTTTTTCGAGCAAACCGTAGATGCGCTTCACCTTCTGCTTTTCCCGCAGCTGGGTGCCGTATTCCGAGAACTTGCTGCGGGCCTGGCCGTGCTGGCCCGGCGGATAGGCCCGGCGCTCGATGGCGCACTTGTCGGTGTAGCAGCGGTCGCCCTTCAGGAAGAGCTTCAGGCCCTCGCGGCGGCAAAGTCGGCAAACGGATTCGTTGTATCTAGCCATGATTTCCTCGGTTAAACTCGGCGTTTCTTGGGCGGACGGCAGCCGTTGTGCGGAATCGGCGTCACGTCGCGAATGCTGGTCACCCGCACACCGGCGTTGGCGATGGCCCGCAAGGCCGACTCGCGGCCCGAGCCCGGTCCCTTCACCAAAACGCTGGCGCTGCGCAGCCCGTGCTCCATCGCCTTGCGAACGGCGTCTTCGGCCGCGATCTGGGCGGCGAAGGGAGTGCTCTTGCGCGAGCCCTTGAAGCCCTTGGCGCCGGAGGTGCTCCAAGCGATGACGTTGCCGGAAGGATCGGTGACGGTGACGATGGTGTTATTGAAGGTCGCATTGATGTGAACGACGCCGATGGCGATGTTCTTGCGGACCTTCTTCTTCTTTTTAATCTTCTTGCCGGGCTTGGCCGCCGCTTCGGTGGAGGCCGCCGCCGCTTTTTCTTCTTTAGCCATGTTTCATTATCCCTTCGAAGGCGCCTGCTTCTTGCCGGCCACGGTTTTGCGCGGGCCCTTGCGAGTCCGGGCGTTGGTCTTGGTGCGTTGGCCGCGGGCCGGGAGGCCCTTGCGGTGGCGCTGTCCGCGGTAGGTTCCCTGATCGACGAGACGCTTGATGTTCATCGAGACGTCGCGGCGAAGGTCGCCTTCCACTTTGAAATTTCCGTCGATGTAAGCCCGGATCTGGGCGACTTCGGCGTCGCTCAGCTTCTCGGCCCGGAGATCGGGGGAAATCTTGGTCTCCCGCAGGATTTCTTTCGCGCGGCTCTTGCCGATGCCGAAGACATACTGGAGCGCGACTTCGATGCGTTTTTTGCTAGGGAGATCGACTCCCGCGATGCGTGCCATGCTTTAGCTTATCCTTGCTTCTGTTTATGCCGAGGGTTTTCGCAGATCACGCGGAGGACTCCCTCGCGGCGGATGACCTTGCACTTCGGACAAATCTTTTTGACGGAGGAACGGACTTTCATAAAATTCTCTTTTCTACTTCGCGCGATAGGTGATCCGGCCGCGGCTGAGATCGTAAGGCGAAAGCTCAAGCTTCACTTTATCTCCGGGAAGGATCTTAATAAAATGCATGCGCATCTTTCCAGAAATGTGTGCCAGCACCTGATGGCCGTTTTCGAGCTTCACTTTAAACATGGCGTTGGGGAGCGGCTCTAGCACGACCCCCTCGACCTCGATGGATTCTTCCTTTGACATATCAAGTGGTTACAAGCTTCGAAAGGCCCTTTCCGAAAAGGTCCGGCTCTATACCCATTTATTCCAAACGAGTCAAGATTTCCGGCCCATTTTCCGTAATCGCGATGGTATCCTCGAAGTGGGCGGAATAACTGCCATCTTTGGTTACCACCGTCCAGCCGTCCTCCAAAATGTACGTTTCTTCGCCCCCAATGTTCACCATGGGCTCAATGGCCAGGACCATCCCGGTTTTTAGCCTCATGCCGGTGCCCGGAGTGCCGTAATTGGGCACTTGAGGGTCCTCATGCAAGGCCCGGCCGATCCCATGGCCCACGTATTCCTTGACCACCTTGAAGCCGGCTCCCTCGGCATGGGCCTGGACCGCCGCCCCGATATCGTAGAGCCGCTTATTGGGGTGCATCTGCTCGATGCCCCGGTTCAGCGACTCCCGGGTGACCTCGATCAGCCTTTGGACCTCGGGGCTGACCTTCCCGCAAGGGATAGTCCGGGCGCTATCGCCATAAAAACCCTCGTAGACGGCCCCGCAATCGACCCCCAGGATGTCCCCCTCCTTCAAGATCCGCTTATTGGAGGGGATCCCATGGACCACCTCCTCGTTGATCGAGAGGCAAAGGGTGTGCTTGAAGCCATACATTCCCTTGAAGGCCGGGATCATTCCCTTGCCGACGATGAACTCTTCGGCCAGCCGGTCGATGTCCAGGGTGGTCGCCCCCGGTTTCACCGCTTCGGCGACATAGAGGATGGCCTCGGCCACCACCTGCCCGGCTCGGCGAATCTTCTCGATCTCATCTTTTGACTTAAGAGTAATCACCAATTCACCAGTAGCAAGGGGCTTTAGCCCCGCTGTCGATCCTCGCTTGAAGAGCGGGGCTAAAGCCCCTTGCTACTTTTCAGGGCCATTATCTTAAACTTTCGGCGTCCCCGGCGCCAGCCCTAGCCGCGGGGCAGGCTCGACAGCAGGCGCTGGAAAACCTCCTCGGTCGATCCGATCCCGCCGCTGGGCCTCAGCTGGCCGGCCTTCTCGTAATACTTCACCAAGGGCGCGGTTTGGTCGTTGTAGACCTTGAGGCGGTGGCGAATCGTCGCCTCCTTGTCGTCCTCGCGCTGAATCAGGGAGCTGCCGCAGCGGTCGCAGATCTCGTCGCTCTTGGGCGGCGAAAACTTGAGGTGATAACCGGCGCCGCATTGGGGGCAAGTCCGCCGGCCGGTCAGCCGCTCGACCAATTCTTGCTCCGGAACTTCCAGGTTGAGGACCACGTCGAGCTTTCGGCCCAGCTCGCCCAGCAGCTGGCCTAAGGCTTCGGCCTGGGCCACGGTCCGGGGGAAGCCGTCGAGGATGAAGCCGCCGCGGGTGTCGGGGTCTTTCAGCCGTTCGCGGATCAGGCTGATGACGACCTCGTCGGGCACCAGCTGGCCGGCGTTCATGAACTTTTCGGCTTCGACGCCCAAGGGGGTCTTGGCCTGCTTGGCCGCCCGAAGCATGTCGCCGGTCGAAATCTGAGGAATTTTGAGCTTCTCCTGGAGCAGCTTGGCCTGGGTGCCTTTGCCGGCGCCCGGCGCTCCCAACAGGATCAGGATCATCGGAGCGCCGCCCTTCTGCCCTTGAACTTACCGGCTTTGGCGCCAAGAAAGCCCTCGTAATTTCGGGTCAGGAGGTGGGATTCCATTTGAGCGACGGTGTCCATCGCGACGCCGACGACGATCAGCAGCGAAGTGCCGCCGAAGGTGACGGCCAGCGATTGGGGAATTCCGAAGCGGGTGATCAAAATTTCAGGGAGAACGCAGATCGCGGCGACGTAAAGGGCCCCGCCCAAGGTGATCCGCGACAGGACCTTATCGATGTAGTCGGCGGTCGGTTTGCCCGGGCGGATGCCGGGGATGAAGCCGCCATACTTCTTGATGTTATCGGCGACGTCGACCGGATTGAAAGTCACCGCGGTGTAGAAATAGCAGAAGAAAATAATGAGGCTGACGTAGAGCGCGGTGTGGAGCCAGCCCGAAGCCAAGCTGTTGGCCAAGGCCTGAATCTTGGGGTTTTGCACGAACTGGGCGATGGTGGCCGGGAAGAGGATCAAAGAAGACGCGAAAATCGGCGGGATGACGCCGGAGGTGTTGATCTTCAAGGGTAAGTGGCTGGTTTGGCCGCTATACATCTTCCGGCCCACCACCCGCTTGGCATAGTTGATCGGGATCCGGCGCTGGCCGCGTTCGCAGTAGATGATCACGCCGATGACCAAAACGATGAAAGCCAGGAGCAGCAGGAAGCCCAGCAAGCTGCCGAATTGCTCTTTGGTCGTCCAGGCGTCGCGCATCGCGCTGGGAATCCGGGCCACGATGCCGGAAAAGATGATCAAGGAAATTCCATTGCCGATGCCGCGCTCGGTGATCTGCTCGCCCAGCCACATGATGAAGGCGGTGCCGCTGGCCAGGGTGACGACGGTCAGGACGTAGAAGGAAATGCCGCCGACCTGGGGAAGGAGGACGCCCTGCTTCTCGAGGCCATAGCTGATACCCAAGCCCTGGATGACCGCCAAGACGATGGTGCCGTAGCGGGTCCACTGGGTGATCTTCTTGCGGCCGGATTCGCCTTCCTTTTGCAGCTTTTCCAAAGCCGGGATGACGACGGTCAGGAGCTGGAAGATGATCGAGGCGCTGATATAGGGCATGATGCCCAGGGCGAAGACCGAGAAATTCTCGAGCGCGCCGCCCGAGAAGAGATTGAAAATCCCGAAAACCGTGCCTTGGCTGACCAGCCGCTGGATCGCCTCGGGATTCACTCCCGGAGTCGGCACATAGACGCCGAGCCGGTAGACTCCGAGCATCAAAATGGTGAAAAGGATGCGCTTGCGCAGTTCGGGGAGCTTGGTGAT includes:
- a CDS encoding aryl-sulfate sulfotransferase, with product MKPTRLFLALIALITACSGADPIDSPAPDPSPADQTTPHFLQAPRLTLAPNEDTPLAASLEALTDEPASIEVEVSDGQRTWSIPASSLAVSHRLTLLGFSPGKSHQIRVRARDEAGNLGEWPEALEAVTEPLPVGFPTFTVQSDPERMEPGITLFRIRGREAQASFGTYILAVDEVGRIVWLHRGDATDVKKSSDGNLLILGGGSIRKIDFLGNVLQEWGTESDPGGPGAIPIANRGFHHEVLEMSDGNLVALGLEARAFSDYPSSASDPAAPTETANVVGDVVVEFTPGGEIVRQHRLLDMIDPYRINYSSLGGIYNAQFPELAGGTRDWSHGNAVVYDAEDDSFLVSMRHQDAVVKFRRSTGELIWILGPHENWDSAAFGSYLLAPLNQQPGFFWPYHQHAPMILPNRNILLFDNGNFRASPFDAKLPDEENYSRAVEYRIDESAMTIEKIWEYGEEEGIYADFVGDADYLPQTGNVLIAFGGIKTPEGYRARLIEVNRSGAPEKVFDLSLNEPHFFVYRALRYPSL
- the panD gene encoding aspartate 1-decarboxylase → MFRSLLKSKIHRATVTDADLHYEGSVSVDVNLLEAADILPHEHVHIWDVTNGNRFETYALPAPRGSGTVCINGAAAHLAKKGDVVIISTFTMLAEEKAAAHEPKVVLVDAHNQIAAKSNKAASF
- a CDS encoding TlpA disulfide reductase family protein; protein product: MMKWRVFLFAILLAVAGTGLYLTLFHRPETGPKIGAGAPDFTLPGRDGKPVSLASFRGRPVLLNFWATWCGPCQQEMPSLEALYQRYKDRGFVILGVSLDEEGWPVVEDFLKRVPVDFPLLLDSAQAVSDAYQIYRIPETYLIDAEGKIVDKFVGPQDYNQEIFYKKVERTLSSPDL
- the rplQ gene encoding 50S ribosomal protein L17 — protein: MRHQVRKKRFGRHSSHRIAMFRNMVTSLIEAERITTTLAKAKELRRFAEKMVTLAKNGSLHARRQAAAYVRGSSAVQKLFAELGPRFKERQGGYTRILKLGNRLGDGAEMAIIEYLGYQPRVKKAKTEAPAADAKAEKKEKPAKQEKAEKKEKVEKKAKAEKKPATKKEKAEKPEKKKAEKKKEK
- a CDS encoding DNA-directed RNA polymerase subunit alpha gives rise to the protein MTNAIVAKNWRSLIKPKILEVEKETHTSTYGKFVAKPLERGFGLTIGNGLRRILLSSIQGAAVTSIKIDGVLHEFSTVPGVKEDVADIILNLKELKLKLHTVDEEVIRIEAKGEKEVKAGDILTTQNVEILNPDLHIATLSPDAKLNMEMKVKIGKGYVPAEFNKSESDSVGVIAIDALFSPITKVNYNVTNARVGRSTDYDRLTLEVWTDGSVLPEDSVAYAAKILKDQMSIFINFEEEVEPEVIEISDDRPSFNENLSKRVDELELSVRSANCLQNANIKYIGELVQKSESEMLKTKNFGRKSLNEIKEILQEMGLGLGMKVEGWNAPSTQEEIAPPTDEA
- the rpsD gene encoding 30S ribosomal protein S4, translated to MARYNESVCRLCRREGLKLFLKGDRCYTDKCAIERRAYPPGQHGQARSKFSEYGTQLREKQKVKRIYGLLEKQFRLTFGEAERQKGVTGETLLNRLESRLDTVVYRAGFANSRNEARQLVLHGHFSVNGIKVNTPSYILRSGDTVTLREKSKKIDRIVKALEAVDRRGVPSWLELDKNACKASLKATPVRAEMTLPITEQLIVELYSK
- the rpsK gene encoding 30S ribosomal protein S11, with the protein product MAKEEKAAAASTEAAAKPGKKIKKKKKVRKNIAIGVVHINATFNNTIVTVTDPSGNVIAWSTSGAKGFKGSRKSTPFAAQIAAEDAVRKAMEHGLRSASVLVKGPGSGRESALRAIANAGVRVTSIRDVTPIPHNGCRPPKKRRV
- the rpsM gene encoding 30S ribosomal protein S13, whose translation is MARIAGVDLPSKKRIEVALQYVFGIGKSRAKEILRETKISPDLRAEKLSDAEVAQIRAYIDGNFKVEGDLRRDVSMNIKRLVDQGTYRGQRHRKGLPARGQRTKTNARTRKGPRKTVAGKKQAPSKG
- the rpmJ gene encoding 50S ribosomal protein L36 — its product is MKVRSSVKKICPKCKVIRREGVLRVICENPRHKQKQG
- the infA gene encoding translation initiation factor IF-1, yielding MSKEESIEVEGVVLEPLPNAMFKVKLENGHQVLAHISGKMRMHFIKILPGDKVKLELSPYDLSRGRITYRAK
- the map gene encoding type I methionyl aminopeptidase; the protein is MITLKSKDEIEKIRRAGQVVAEAILYVAEAVKPGATTLDIDRLAEEFIVGKGMIPAFKGMYGFKHTLCLSINEEVVHGIPSNKRILKEGDILGVDCGAVYEGFYGDSARTIPCGKVSPEVQRLIEVTRESLNRGIEQMHPNKRLYDIGAAVQAHAEGAGFKVVKEYVGHGIGRALHEDPQVPNYGTPGTGMRLKTGMVLAIEPMVNIGGEETYILEDGWTVVTKDGSYSAHFEDTIAITENGPEILTRLE
- a CDS encoding adenylate kinase, whose protein sequence is MILILLGAPGAGKGTQAKLLQEKLKIPQISTGDMLRAAKQAKTPLGVEAEKFMNAGQLVPDEVVISLIRERLKDPDTRGGFILDGFPRTVAQAEALGQLLGELGRKLDVVLNLEVPEQELVERLTGRRTCPQCGAGYHLKFSPPKSDEICDRCGSSLIQREDDKEATIRHRLKVYNDQTAPLVKYYEKAGQLRPSGGIGSTEEVFQRLLSSLPRG
- the secY gene encoding preprotein translocase subunit SecY, with product MSSLGNITKLPELRKRILFTILMLGVYRLGVYVPTPGVNPEAIQRLVSQGTVFGIFNLFSGGALENFSVFALGIMPYISASIIFQLLTVVIPALEKLQKEGESGRKKITQWTRYGTIVLAVIQGLGISYGLEKQGVLLPQVGGISFYVLTVVTLASGTAFIMWLGEQITERGIGNGISLIIFSGIVARIPSAMRDAWTTKEQFGSLLGFLLLLAFIVLVIGVIIYCERGQRRIPINYAKRVVGRKMYSGQTSHLPLKINTSGVIPPIFASSLILFPATIAQFVQNPKIQALANSLASGWLHTALYVSLIIFFCYFYTAVTFNPVDVADNIKKYGGFIPGIRPGKPTADYIDKVLSRITLGGALYVAAICVLPEILITRFGIPQSLAVTFGGTSLLIVVGVAMDTVAQMESHLLTRNYEGFLGAKAGKFKGRRAALR